From the Carassius gibelio isolate Cgi1373 ecotype wild population from Czech Republic chromosome B25, carGib1.2-hapl.c, whole genome shotgun sequence genome, one window contains:
- the hyal6 gene encoding LOW QUALITY PROTEIN: hyaluronoglucosaminidase 6 (The sequence of the model RefSeq protein was modified relative to this genomic sequence to represent the inferred CDS: inserted 1 base in 1 codon; deleted 1 base in 1 codon; substituted 3 bases at 3 genomic stop codons), whose amino-acid sequence MPLFSHRPFVVVWNAPSESCRLRFKVDLDLGVFNIVGNNDETLSGPNMTIXYYNHRGYYPYYTSSWIPIRGGLPQNQSLSKHLSKAXADFDKLIPFKDFHRLGVINWENWXPQRVHNWGSKDIYQKKSKELVRKLHPGWPQSKVGNEAXELFERAGEVLMNSILDLAESRKPHGLWGFYLFPDCYKYGYKQFLLRYTGEFPNIEHVCNDHLMWLQKESTPLYPPIYLDYELKSSANTVKFVHYHVKEAMRIASIARNYYTLPVFVYSVPSMYCICCQK is encoded by the exons ATGCCTTTGTTTTCCCATCGTCCATTTGTGGTGGTGTGGAATGCGCCTAGTGAATCCTGCCGTCTTCGATTCAAG GTGGATTTGGACCTTGGTGTCTTCAACATCGTTGGAAACAACGACGAAACCTTGAGCGGCCCCAACATGACCA TTTACTACAATCACCGGGGATACTATCCTTACTACACCAGCTCATGGATTCCCATCAGGGGTGGCCTTCCTCAGAACCAAAGCCTGAGCAAGCACCTCAGCAAAGCTTGAGCTGACTTCGACAAGCTCATACCCTTCAAGGACTTTCATAGGCTTGGTGTCATCAACTGGGAAAACTGGTGACCACAGAGGGTTCACAATTGGGGCTCGAAGGACATCTACCAGAAGAAATCCAAAGAGCTTGTAAGGAAACTGCATCCTGGTTGGCCACAAAGCAAGGTGGGAAATGAAGCATAGGAGCTCTTTGAGAGAGCCGGAGAAGTACTCATGAACTCAATACTGGATCTGGCTGAGAGTCGAAAGCCGCATGGGCTTTGG GGGTTTTATCTGTTTCCTGACTGTTACAAGTATGGCTACAAGCAGTTTCTTTTACGTTACACTGGAGAGTTTCCTAATATAGAGCATGTGTGCAATGATCACCTGATGTGGCTTCAGAAGGAGAGTACGCCTCTCTATCCTCCCATCTATCTCGACTATGAGCTCAAGTCTTCAGCTAATACTGTTAAATTTGTGCACTACCATGTCAAGGAGGCCATGAGGATTGCCTCGATTGCTAGGAATTACTATACGCTGCCCGTTTTTGTCTATTCAGTCCCTTCTATGTATTGCATTTGTTGTCAGAAGTGA